The Cognaticolwellia beringensis genome segment ACGTTATCGCTAACCATAGATAATAAGCCGTTTGCTAGGTAGAACATAACGAGCTGCATATTACCTTCAAACGTTAACACCCAAGTAATAACGGGTGTAAATAAGCCTTGGTCTACAATCACGGCTACAACAGCGAAAAATACAGCTAATAAAGCGGTGAAAGGCAACGCTTCTTCAAAGGCATGGCCAATTTGATGCTCTTCAGTTACACCGGTAAAAGCAGTTGCTAGAATAATAACGGATAAACCAATAATACCGACCGGCGCTAAATGCAATGCCAGACCAACAATTAACCAAACGGCTATAGCACCTTGGATAACAAGCTTGGCATTATCAAGTTTATTGCGTTTTTCACTTTCGGCAATATCATATTCATTTAAAACTTTATAAACATTTTCTGGAAGCGCGACACCATAGCCAAACCATTTCACTTTTTCTAATAGGAAACACGTAAACAAACCAGCAAAAAATACGGGAATAGTGACAGGTGACATACGAATAGCGAACTCTAGAAACTCCCAACCGGCTTGTTGACCAATAACTAAGTTTTGAGGTTCACCAACGATAGTACATACACCACCTAACGCCGTACCAACACCAGCATGCATCATTAAATTACGTAAGTAGCCACGAAACTGTTCTAAGTCTGCACGTGAATATTCAGCTAATTCGTTGTCACTGGTGTGGTCGTGCTCAATCAGTACATCTTTGCCTGAAGCAACTTTGTGGTAAACAGAGTAAAAACCAATAGCAACACTGATGATAACTGCGATTACTGTTAAGGCATCTAAAAAGGCAGATAAGAATGCACCAGAGAAACAGAATAGTAGCGAAACCATGACCTTGGAACGTACTTTAGTGACTATTTTAGTAAACAAAAACAGTAATAAGCTCTTCATAAAGTAAATGCCGGCCACCATGAAGATTAATAATAAAATCACTTCAAAGTTTAAAATCATTTCATGCATTACTTGCCCAGGGCTAGTCATTCCTATGGCAACAGCCTCAATAGCCAATAAGCCACCCGGTTGTAACGGATAACACTTTAGCGCCATGGCTAAAGTAAATATAAATTCAATAACCAATGCCCAACCTGCGATATAGGGATCTACAACGAAAAATAATACGGGGTTGATTATTAAAAATGTAATTATTGCGAGTTTGTACCATTCTGGCGAATTGCCTAGAAAGTTTTTATAAAACGCATTCATGAATGATTGCTGCATATTGAACCTTTTGAAAAATTAAGATCTTGAGTTAGAGTGATTTTACTGTTTTTTATAATTATTTTTTATAAATTTAATACGCTTAAGAGTTTAAGCGTAAATGTAACTATTGTAAATAAGTCACCGTAAGCTGTTTTTAGTATAGTTTACCTAAGAAATTAAATGTAATTAGTTATTATAAATCAATGGCATAAAAAACACTAAGTAATCGGATATAACAAGATTTATTACTTTTTAGCCACTTTAAGTGTAGATAAAGCTTAGTTTATTTAAATGTAGTCGATTATTTACCATTCTACTTCTAACTAGCTACACTTAATTTGTGCAATTAATTATTTCGAACTTTGGAAAAATAATAACAGTTTTATTCATTATTTGGTCTATTTTTATACAGGAAATACGGTCAAATAAAAGTAATTTATTTAACCACTTTTTGTTCAGGACAATAATAAATCAGGAAATTAGTGATAGGATAATTGGAGCGAAAGGGGGGATTGATAGTATTGTTTATAAATCATTTAAATTTATCCATATTGTTTTATTGGCACTTACGTTTTATTGGCACTTACGTTTTATTGGCACTTACGTTTTAGAGCGACCTCATTAATTATTTGATCTACTTCAGTGCAGTAATTGGCTTTTTTAGGTAGGAGTAATAATCAGAGAGTCAGTGAGGTTGATATTACTAGTGGCATTGGCTTACTTGCATGCGACGGCTAAATTATGGGTAAGCTTCAAGTACCTGCCGTTTGGCCCAAATACACAGGTTTAAACTATAATTTACTTACTTTAATTTTATTGTAGTTGGTGTATTGTAGATATAATCGCAGCAATTGTTGAATTAAAGGGAGATATTCAAATGCTAACAAACAATTTAACGGCTTTTTATGACGTTATGTTTGGCGATGTTAATTCTGAAGCGCCAATGCATAAGCTTGAAATTAATACATTACAAAAAGTAAAAGTAATATTAAATAACCCCACAATGCTCGGTCAGCAAATTCCAGCACTCCCTGCTATGTTAGTACGTTTACTAAATATAATTCAAGATCCTGATTCAGACGTATCGAGTTTTGTTGAAATTATAAAACAAGACCCATCCTTCGCAATGGAAGTGTTAAAAAAAGCGAATTCTGCAACTTATCATCGAGGAGATAAAGAAATACTGTCGCTGAGTCGAGCTGTTTCGTTTATAGGTTTAGCAGGCCTTTTACGAATTGCTACTACGCTTTTAATGGCGAGAGTTATTCCTTGCAAACCCATTTATTACAAAATGTTTGGTAAACAAATTTGGCTTCACTCTGTGCAGTGCGCAACACTCTGCGAATTATTAGCTGATAATAATGATGAAAATGGTTTTGACGGTTATTTCTTAGGTCTGATTCATGATTTAGGAAAAATCATCATATTTGATTGCCTTTCTAATGCTTTAGCTGAAGAATTAACCAGCTTACCAGGGACAAAAGTATTTAAAGAGTTGATGACTGAAATGTCTGTCGATATCAGTTATTTAATCGCTGTAGAGTGGAACCTACCGAATGTTTATTCTGAAGGTTTACGGCAACAAAAAACTGCTAACCGTTCAGCTTTAGCTGAGTTGCTATATAAAGCAGATAAATTAAGTGAAGTATATTTGCTGATGACAAAGGGGATTATTTCTGAAGAAGAGTGTGAAAATATTCTAACTACGTATTCCGTTGATAAAGACCTTTGGCATGAATTTACTGATATAGCGGTTAAAATTGAAGAGAATATGTCTTGAGCTAAGCAAAGTTAACTTTATTTAATACTAGCTTTGGTAGAGTAAAACCCAAGTAAATACCTTACTTTATTACTCAAATTTCATGTGAAAAGTTATAAATTACTTTTAAATTTTTGTTTAGTAAACTTAAAGTAAAGTAACTAAAGTTTATTATTAAACACATGAAATTTACTTTCACTGCTCGCTGCTGAAAATACAAAATATTAATTGATGTACTGAGGCTCTTAAGTACTATATCTTAAGCGAATTAGTATTTTATGATTGATAATAACGTATGACCCTAAGAACAAATTTCAGACATTTTCTCGATGAAGAAGGTAAGGTTCTTGCGCTTACTGAACAAGCCAAAATAGTTTTCAAATTTTTATCTAAGATTGTGTTATCAGTTTCTGAAAATATTGAACACCCCCTCATTCAACTTGATGTAAAATGCAACACTCGAGCAACGGCACTGACTTGTGAAGGAAGCATTGAAGCAACTTGCAGTGCATTTGATACCATTGACTGGCATTGCGATTCCTGTGAAGCATCGGGCACAATCTCAAATTGGTATGGCAGCCAATGGGATAGGCAAGCGCGAATACTTCACTAGTTTAAATCATACATACTAAACACTTGTATGTAGCAACGCTTAAATGGCCAGTATATTTAGCTTTTGGGTGTCTTTTTACTCTGTGACGATAATAGCTCTCTTTAAGCAAGCAAAACCTTGAACAAAAGCGAGTTCAACACTTTATTATTTTTACAAACAGATATACCTAAATTAGAGAAGTCGGTAGACTTACCGCTATTTTATCGCTGTGGAACTTATTTTTATGCCCATCCTTATTGGCGTCACATTAATGTGGGCGTTTTCTTTTAGTTTGATCGGTGTTTATCTTGCT includes the following:
- the nhaB gene encoding sodium/proton antiporter NhaB gives rise to the protein MQQSFMNAFYKNFLGNSPEWYKLAIITFLIINPVLFFVVDPYIAGWALVIEFIFTLAMALKCYPLQPGGLLAIEAVAIGMTSPGQVMHEMILNFEVILLLIFMVAGIYFMKSLLLFLFTKIVTKVRSKVMVSLLFCFSGAFLSAFLDALTVIAVIISVAIGFYSVYHKVASGKDVLIEHDHTSDNELAEYSRADLEQFRGYLRNLMMHAGVGTALGGVCTIVGEPQNLVIGQQAGWEFLEFAIRMSPVTIPVFFAGLFTCFLLEKVKWFGYGVALPENVYKVLNEYDIAESEKRNKLDNAKLVIQGAIAVWLIVGLALHLAPVGIIGLSVIILATAFTGVTEEHQIGHAFEEALPFTALLAVFFAVVAVIVDQGLFTPVITWVLTFEGNMQLVMFYLANGLLSMVSDNVFVGTVYITEITKALSAGQITRDQFDLLAVAINTGTNLPSVATPNGQAAFLFLLTSALAPLIRLSYGRMVIMAFPYTIVLTIVGLLAISTGQLSKYTEYFYEIDLIQHHDANAATKAPGGH
- a CDS encoding HDOD domain-containing protein encodes the protein MLTNNLTAFYDVMFGDVNSEAPMHKLEINTLQKVKVILNNPTMLGQQIPALPAMLVRLLNIIQDPDSDVSSFVEIIKQDPSFAMEVLKKANSATYHRGDKEILSLSRAVSFIGLAGLLRIATTLLMARVIPCKPIYYKMFGKQIWLHSVQCATLCELLADNNDENGFDGYFLGLIHDLGKIIIFDCLSNALAEELTSLPGTKVFKELMTEMSVDISYLIAVEWNLPNVYSEGLRQQKTANRSALAELLYKADKLSEVYLLMTKGIISEEECENILTTYSVDKDLWHEFTDIAVKIEENMS